In a single window of the Acinetobacter sp. CS-2 genome:
- a CDS encoding GspH/FimT family pseudopilin translates to MLFQQKNGFTLVELIVTLAIFAILATIALPYFQDMKAKQEVNATTNKLISTIYLAKSQATLYHTNVVLCPSQNKVNCQTSQWTAGLLVFLDSNKNRQIDTGEKIIYTESTDLKYGHLDWRGTLSVPSLTFQAENGLPIGSNGSFYYCSMVSDHHRKLVLSAMGHMRIENLSSC, encoded by the coding sequence ATGCTTTTTCAACAAAAAAATGGCTTCACATTAGTTGAACTCATCGTTACTTTGGCTATTTTTGCAATTCTGGCAACAATCGCTTTACCTTATTTTCAAGACATGAAAGCCAAACAGGAAGTCAACGCCACCACTAATAAACTGATTTCAACGATTTATTTAGCTAAATCTCAAGCTACGCTCTATCATACCAATGTAGTGTTATGTCCAAGTCAAAATAAAGTGAATTGTCAAACAAGCCAATGGACTGCTGGTTTACTGGTTTTTCTCGACAGTAATAAAAATAGACAAATTGATACAGGTGAAAAAATTATCTATACAGAATCTACCGATTTAAAATATGGGCACTTAGACTGGAGAGGAACTTTGAGTGTTCCCAGTTTAACTTTTCAAGCTGAAAATGGCCTGCCTATAGGTTCAAATGGTAGTTTTTATTATTGTTCAATGGTTTCTGATCATCACCGGAAGCTGGTTCTAAGTGCGATGGGACATATGCGGATAGAAAACCTATCGAGCTGCTAA
- the omp38 gene encoding outer membrane protein Omp38 translates to MKMSRIALAMLVAAPLAAANAGVTVTPLMVGYTWQDTQHNNGADHLTDGPELQDDLFVGAALGVELTPWLGFEAEYNQVKGDVEGLNVPAGAEYKQTQINGNFYATSDLITKNYDSKIKPYVLLGAGHYKYKAAGSIADGESEEGTLGNAGLGAFWRLNDALSLRTEARATYNIDEDFWNYTALAGLNVVLGGHLKPAAPVVEVAPVEPVAPVQPAPQELTEDLNMELRVFFDTNKSNIKDQYKPEIAKVAEKLVEYPNATARIEGHTDNTGPRALNERLSLARANSVKSSLVNEYNVDPARLSTQGFAWDQPIADNNTKEGRAMNRRVFATISGSRTVVAEPAQQAPAAQ, encoded by the coding sequence ATGAAAATGAGTCGTATTGCTTTAGCAATGCTCGTTGCTGCACCTTTAGCTGCTGCAAACGCTGGCGTAACTGTTACTCCATTAATGGTCGGTTATACATGGCAAGATACTCAACACAACAATGGCGCAGATCATTTAACTGATGGTCCTGAGCTTCAAGACGATTTATTCGTTGGTGCAGCACTTGGTGTTGAATTAACGCCTTGGTTAGGTTTTGAAGCTGAATATAACCAAGTGAAAGGTGATGTAGAAGGTCTTAATGTACCTGCTGGTGCAGAGTATAAACAAACTCAAATCAATGGTAACTTCTATGCGACTTCTGATTTGATCACTAAAAACTATGACAGCAAAATCAAACCTTATGTATTGTTAGGTGCTGGTCATTACAAATATAAAGCTGCAGGTTCAATTGCAGATGGTGAGTCTGAAGAAGGTACTTTGGGTAATGCTGGTCTAGGTGCTTTCTGGCGCTTAAACGATGCTTTATCTCTACGTACTGAAGCTCGTGCTACTTATAATATCGACGAAGATTTCTGGAACTATACAGCTTTAGCGGGTCTTAACGTAGTTCTTGGTGGTCACTTGAAACCTGCTGCTCCTGTAGTAGAAGTTGCTCCAGTTGAGCCTGTAGCTCCAGTTCAACCTGCTCCACAAGAGTTGACTGAAGACCTTAACATGGAACTTCGTGTGTTCTTTGATACCAACAAATCAAACATCAAAGACCAATACAAACCAGAAATCGCTAAAGTTGCTGAGAAGTTAGTTGAATATCCAAACGCTACTGCTCGCATCGAAGGTCACACAGATAACACCGGTCCACGTGCATTGAACGAACGTTTATCTTTAGCTCGTGCTAACTCTGTTAAATCTTCACTTGTAAATGAATACAATGTAGATCCAGCTCGTTTGTCTACTCAAGGTTTCGCTTGGGATCAACCGATTGCTGACAACAACACTAAAGAAGGCCGTGCTATGAACCGTCGTGTATTCGCGACTATTTCTGGTAGCCGTACTGTTGTTGCAGAACCTGCTCAACAAGCTCCTGCAGCTCAATAA
- a CDS encoding alpha/beta fold hydrolase, which yields MTQMLTTTDGTSIYYKDWGEGPIVVFSHGWPLSSDAFEDQMLFLAEHGYRVIAFDRRGHGRSSQPWAGHNIDQYAQDMHQLIEHLGLTEFALVGHSTGGAVVTRYTAKYGQHKVTKLALIAAVTPLMIKRDDYPDGVDSDVFDEMRANLLANRADFYLDFAKAFYGYDKLLNKTSEGVIQNFWRIAMQGSIKAHYDCIHAFSETDLRDDLTQITVPTLVLYGTADDIVPPGICSQQTVKLLKHGVEEQIKGAPHGLCTTHKNEVSFALKEFLAHH from the coding sequence ATGACGCAGATGTTAACGACAACAGATGGAACCTCGATTTATTATAAGGACTGGGGAGAGGGGCCGATTGTGGTCTTTTCCCATGGATGGCCTTTATCTAGTGATGCTTTTGAAGATCAGATGTTATTTCTTGCAGAACATGGCTATCGGGTGATTGCATTTGATCGACGTGGTCATGGACGCTCGAGTCAGCCTTGGGCTGGACATAACATTGATCAATATGCGCAAGATATGCATCAACTCATTGAGCATCTTGGATTAACCGAGTTCGCTTTAGTCGGACATTCTACCGGTGGGGCAGTCGTGACCCGTTATACGGCAAAATATGGTCAGCATAAAGTCACTAAACTTGCACTTATTGCAGCCGTAACTCCACTCATGATTAAACGAGATGATTATCCAGACGGTGTAGATTCGGACGTGTTTGATGAGATGCGCGCAAATTTATTGGCCAATAGAGCTGATTTTTATCTGGATTTTGCTAAAGCATTCTATGGATATGACAAGCTGTTAAATAAAACTTCGGAAGGGGTAATACAAAATTTCTGGCGTATTGCAATGCAGGGTTCAATCAAGGCGCATTATGATTGTATCCATGCATTTTCAGAAACCGATTTACGTGATGATTTAACCCAGATTACAGTACCGACCTTGGTGCTTTATGGAACAGCAGATGACATTGTTCCGCCAGGAATTTGCAGTCAGCAGACCGTTAAACTCTTAAAACATGGTGTCGAAGAGCAAATTAAGGGAGCACCGCACGGGTTGTGTACCACTCATAAAAATGAAGTCAGTTTTGCCTTGAAGGAATTTTTGGCACATCATTGA
- a CDS encoding amino acid permease: MSETQSAHLQRKLGARHLNMIAIGGSIGTGLFLASGATIANAGPGGALLAYCLIGIMIYFLMTSLGELATHNPTSGAFFTYGTKYVEGGFGFALGWNYWYNWAITVAFELVAVQFIMKFWFPDIPGFYWSAIFLSVIFAINSLSVKGFGESEFLFSLVKVIAIIVFIIIGIAMIAKIMLTPNMVTFANWTKGDAPFVGGLQAMIGVAMIAGFSFQGTEMVGVAAGESKDPKKTIPVAIKQIFWRILLFYVVCIFIIGTLVAYDDPRLLQAAASENITLSPFTLLYEKVGFAFAAGLMNAVILTAILSAGNSGMYSSTRMLFDMARKGSAPKIFGKLDSRGVPMNALYATTAIAALCFLTTFIGEQQVFNWLLNMSGMCGFIVWLGIAISHYRFRKGYLAQGYKLEDLAYKAKFFPFAPWFAFILCTIVVLGQNYQAFITGDWLGVLSTYISIPLFLAIWLGYKWKNKTKLVSYQDMDVKPMNPDQD; encoded by the coding sequence ATGAGCGAAACTCAATCTGCACATTTACAGCGTAAGCTGGGTGCACGTCATTTGAATATGATCGCCATTGGTGGTTCTATCGGCACAGGCTTATTCCTGGCTTCTGGTGCAACCATTGCCAATGCAGGTCCGGGCGGTGCTTTATTGGCTTACTGCCTGATTGGAATCATGATTTATTTCCTGATGACCAGTCTGGGCGAGCTTGCAACACATAACCCGACCTCAGGTGCTTTCTTTACCTACGGTACAAAATATGTAGAAGGCGGTTTTGGCTTTGCTTTGGGCTGGAACTATTGGTACAACTGGGCCATTACGGTTGCTTTTGAACTGGTTGCAGTCCAGTTTATTATGAAATTCTGGTTTCCTGATATTCCCGGATTCTACTGGAGTGCCATTTTTCTGAGCGTTATTTTTGCCATTAACTCACTCTCTGTAAAAGGCTTTGGTGAAAGTGAATTTCTATTCTCTTTGGTTAAAGTCATTGCCATTATTGTCTTTATCATTATTGGTATTGCCATGATTGCTAAGATCATGCTGACGCCGAATATGGTGACCTTTGCCAACTGGACTAAAGGTGATGCACCTTTTGTTGGTGGTTTACAGGCCATGATTGGTGTCGCCATGATTGCCGGATTCTCCTTCCAGGGCACAGAGATGGTGGGAGTTGCTGCGGGTGAATCGAAAGATCCTAAAAAGACCATTCCAGTAGCCATCAAGCAAATTTTCTGGCGTATTTTATTGTTCTATGTGGTATGTATTTTCATTATTGGTACGCTAGTGGCTTATGATGATCCACGCCTTTTACAAGCGGCAGCAAGTGAAAATATTACCCTTTCACCTTTTACCTTATTGTATGAAAAAGTCGGTTTTGCTTTCGCCGCAGGTTTAATGAATGCAGTGATTCTAACTGCAATCCTGTCCGCAGGTAACTCAGGCATGTATTCATCCACCCGTATGCTGTTTGACATGGCACGCAAAGGCAGTGCACCAAAAATTTTTGGTAAACTGGATTCGCGTGGTGTACCCATGAATGCACTGTATGCCACCACAGCAATTGCCGCACTTTGCTTTCTCACCACTTTTATTGGGGAACAACAAGTATTTAACTGGTTGCTGAATATGTCGGGAATGTGCGGATTCATTGTATGGCTGGGTATTGCCATTTCACACTACCGTTTCCGTAAAGGTTATTTGGCACAAGGTTATAAACTGGAAGATTTAGCGTATAAAGCCAAGTTTTTCCCATTTGCCCCTTGGTTTGCCTTTATTCTTTGTACGATTGTCGTACTTGGACAGAACTATCAAGCCTTTATTACGGGTGATTGGCTCGGTGTATTGTCCACCTATATCAGTATTCCATTATTTCTAGCAATCTGGCTGGGTTATAAATGGAAAAACAAAACCAAGTTGGTTTCTTATCAAGATATGGATGTTAAACCGATGAATCCTGATCAGGACTAA
- a CDS encoding methyltransferase: MDPRSEVVIRQHEYLSGRVLLVNAPTDDLLSNLEKDISPCLWTWNYNEFQYFQSQQAAVHFGVELPEGSFDQAIIFVPKSKELLNYVLHNVVSRLGLGASIFLVGEKKGGVERAAKQLQPYGKAFKLDSARHCQLWQLKIESTVKEKTLANWAQEYTVATPKGDLTICALPGVFSQNRLDVGTAVFLPFLSQVTSGKIADFGCGAGIISAYLAKLNPKNRIFALDVDAFALASTRMTFEKNSLSPEQLEITAVTGIEDAPLFLHAIVSNPPFHQGIQTNYDASESLCKTSRRHLKSGGELWIVANRFLNYPLLIEQSFGKCTTKADQQGFKVLFASTEKKS; this comes from the coding sequence ATGGATCCAAGAAGTGAAGTTGTCATTCGGCAGCATGAATACCTTTCTGGACGTGTGCTTTTAGTCAATGCACCGACTGATGATTTACTTTCCAATCTAGAGAAAGACATCAGCCCTTGTTTGTGGACATGGAATTATAATGAATTTCAATATTTTCAGTCACAACAGGCCGCTGTACATTTTGGCGTAGAGCTTCCTGAAGGCAGTTTTGACCAGGCCATTATCTTTGTACCGAAGTCCAAAGAACTGTTAAATTATGTCCTGCATAATGTCGTCAGCCGTCTAGGTTTAGGGGCTTCCATCTTCCTGGTGGGTGAGAAAAAAGGCGGCGTTGAACGTGCAGCCAAACAGCTACAGCCTTATGGTAAAGCCTTTAAACTGGACAGTGCACGTCATTGCCAGCTCTGGCAACTCAAGATTGAATCGACGGTTAAAGAAAAGACTTTGGCAAATTGGGCCCAAGAATATACGGTAGCAACACCAAAAGGTGATCTCACTATTTGTGCCCTGCCCGGTGTATTCAGCCAAAATCGTTTAGATGTCGGCACAGCAGTATTCTTACCGTTTTTATCACAGGTCACTTCAGGTAAAATTGCAGACTTTGGCTGTGGTGCCGGTATTATCAGCGCTTATCTGGCCAAATTGAATCCGAAAAACCGTATTTTTGCGCTGGATGTTGATGCTTTTGCATTGGCCTCTACCCGCATGACTTTTGAGAAAAATAGTCTTTCTCCCGAACAGCTTGAGATAACTGCTGTGACCGGTATTGAAGATGCGCCGCTTTTCTTGCATGCCATCGTCAGTAATCCACCTTTCCATCAAGGCATTCAGACAAATTATGATGCCAGCGAAAGCTTGTGCAAGACTTCACGCCGTCATTTGAAATCGGGTGGTGAACTCTGGATTGTGGCAAACCGCTTTTTAAATTATCCATTACTCATTGAACAAAGCTTTGGAAAATGTACAACCAAAGCCGATCAACAAGGCTTTAAAGTGCTGTTCGCTAGCACTGAAAAGAAATCTTAA
- a CDS encoding uracil-xanthine permease family protein produces MSDLQNSPKQQDRLDLVYGLNDRPKPFIAFLAALQHLLAIIVPIVTPGLLICLALGVSKEDTNMILSMSLVISGIATFLQCKKVGPLGAGLLIVQGTSFNFIGPIIGIGSAMVAAGTPVEAVMASIFGVVIAGSFIEMGVSRILPWVKQLITPLVTGIVVLLIGLTLIKEGLISMGGGYQAMGDKTFANADNLIMSCTVLAIIIVLNRVRITWIKSSAILIALIIGYALAGFMGHLDFSGMKDAPMVQIPTPMHFGLSFSWSLFIPMAFIYLVTSLEAIGDITATSKISNQPVDGPVWMERIKGGVLVNGANSLLAGLFNTFPSSVFAQNNGVIQLTGVASRYVGIWIAALLVILGLLPAVAGVIQAVPQAVLGGAVMVMFGAVAASGINILSGIHLDRRALLIIAISLALGLGVAQVPQILEHLPELFRNIFSSGVATGGIAALLLNIILPESKQ; encoded by the coding sequence ATGTCTGATTTACAAAACTCTCCCAAACAACAAGATCGTCTTGATTTGGTCTACGGATTAAACGATCGCCCCAAACCATTTATCGCTTTTCTCGCTGCCCTGCAACATTTACTTGCGATTATTGTCCCGATTGTCACCCCTGGTCTTTTGATCTGTCTTGCTTTAGGCGTTTCAAAAGAAGACACCAACATGATTCTTTCCATGTCTTTGGTAATCTCCGGGATTGCAACCTTTTTACAATGTAAAAAAGTTGGCCCTTTGGGCGCGGGTCTTTTAATTGTACAAGGCACCAGTTTTAACTTTATTGGTCCGATTATCGGCATTGGTTCAGCCATGGTCGCGGCAGGCACCCCTGTTGAAGCAGTGATGGCTTCTATTTTTGGTGTAGTAATTGCCGGCTCATTTATTGAAATGGGTGTATCACGTATTTTACCTTGGGTAAAACAACTGATCACTCCCCTTGTTACAGGTATTGTCGTCCTGCTGATTGGTTTGACCTTAATTAAGGAAGGTTTAATCAGTATGGGGGGTGGTTATCAGGCCATGGGCGATAAAACCTTTGCCAACGCCGATAACCTGATTATGTCCTGTACAGTACTGGCGATTATTATTGTCCTGAACCGTGTCCGTATTACCTGGATCAAAAGCTCCGCCATTCTGATTGCCCTGATTATTGGTTATGCCCTTGCCGGTTTCATGGGCCACCTTGATTTTTCAGGCATGAAAGATGCGCCAATGGTTCAGATTCCAACACCGATGCATTTTGGTTTAAGCTTCTCTTGGAGCTTGTTTATTCCAATGGCCTTTATTTATTTGGTCACATCTTTAGAAGCGATTGGTGACATTACCGCAACTTCAAAGATTTCCAATCAGCCAGTCGATGGTCCAGTATGGATGGAGCGTATTAAAGGTGGTGTGCTGGTGAATGGTGCCAACTCTCTGCTCGCCGGCTTATTCAATACTTTCCCAAGTTCGGTGTTCGCACAAAATAATGGCGTCATTCAACTTACCGGTGTTGCAAGCCGTTATGTCGGTATTTGGATTGCAGCATTACTGGTAATTTTAGGCTTGTTACCTGCGGTTGCTGGCGTGATTCAAGCAGTTCCTCAAGCCGTGCTTGGCGGTGCAGTCATGGTGATGTTTGGTGCTGTGGCGGCTTCTGGTATTAATATCCTGTCAGGGATTCATCTTGACCGTCGTGCCCTGTTAATTATTGCCATTTCACTGGCACTCGGTTTGGGGGTTGCACAAGTCCCACAAATTTTGGAACATCTTCCTGAATTATTCCGTAACATCTTCAGTTCCGGTGTGGCGACTGGTGGTATTGCAGCATTGCTTTTAAATATTATTCTTCCTGAATCGAAGCAATAA
- the typA gene encoding translational GTPase TypA yields MSDIKTLRNIAIIAHVDHGKTTLVDKLLQQSGALGERAGEIERVMDSGAIESERGITILAKNTAIKWLDERTNTEYRINIVDTPGHADFGGEVERVLSMVDCVLLLVDAQEGPMPQTRFVTQKAFARGLKPIVIINKVDKPSARCDWVIDQVFDLFDNLGGTDEQLDFPIVYASGLRGVAGPSPEELAEDMTPLFQTIVDIVEPPAVDVDGPFQMQISSLDYNSFVGVIGVGRIQRGSVKLNTQVTVIDKDGKTRNGRILKIMGYHGLDRVDVEEASAGDIVCVTGIDALNISDTICDPKAVEALPPLSVDEPTVSMTFQVNNSPFAGKEGKFVTSRNIRERLDRELIHNVALRVEDTDSPDRFKVSGRGELHLSVLIENMRREGFEMGVSRPQVILKEIDGQMQEPYENVTFDVEEQHQGAVMEQMGHRKGEMTNMEVDGKGRIRIEATVPSRGLIGFRSEFLTMTSGTGIMTSSFSHYGPMKQGTVAKRQNGVLISMVQGTCLGYALFTLQDRGRLFAKPQLEVYEGMIVGINSRSDDMVVNPTKAKQLTNVRASGTDDALTLVPNIEYTLEQALEFIEDDELVEVTPKSIRIRKRYLTENERKRNRGK; encoded by the coding sequence ATGTCAGATATTAAAACTCTCCGCAACATTGCCATTATTGCGCACGTTGACCACGGTAAAACAACTCTTGTAGACAAACTTTTACAACAATCAGGTGCACTCGGTGAACGAGCGGGCGAGATTGAGCGTGTCATGGATTCAGGCGCTATTGAAAGTGAACGTGGTATTACCATTCTTGCAAAAAACACTGCAATCAAATGGTTAGATGAACGTACTAATACTGAATACCGCATTAACATCGTGGACACCCCGGGGCACGCCGACTTCGGTGGTGAAGTAGAACGTGTATTGTCGATGGTAGACTGTGTATTGCTACTTGTGGACGCACAAGAAGGTCCAATGCCACAAACACGCTTCGTAACACAAAAAGCCTTTGCACGTGGTTTGAAACCAATCGTGATTATCAACAAAGTCGACAAGCCAAGTGCACGTTGTGACTGGGTGATCGATCAAGTTTTTGATCTGTTTGATAATCTTGGTGGTACTGACGAACAGTTAGACTTCCCGATCGTTTATGCTTCAGGTCTTCGTGGTGTTGCTGGTCCTTCTCCAGAAGAACTTGCTGAAGATATGACACCGTTGTTCCAAACAATCGTTGACATCGTTGAGCCACCAGCAGTTGATGTTGATGGTCCATTCCAAATGCAGATTTCTTCACTTGACTATAACAGCTTCGTTGGTGTGATCGGTGTTGGTCGTATCCAGCGCGGTTCAGTGAAATTAAATACGCAAGTGACTGTGATTGATAAAGATGGTAAGACGCGTAACGGCCGTATCTTAAAAATCATGGGTTACCATGGTCTAGATCGTGTTGACGTTGAAGAAGCTTCTGCAGGCGATATCGTTTGTGTAACGGGTATTGATGCACTCAACATTTCTGACACAATCTGTGATCCGAAAGCTGTTGAAGCTTTACCGCCATTGTCTGTAGATGAACCTACCGTATCGATGACGTTCCAGGTCAACAACTCACCGTTTGCTGGTAAAGAAGGTAAATTCGTGACTTCACGTAACATCCGTGAACGTCTAGATCGCGAATTGATCCATAACGTAGCACTTCGCGTTGAAGATACTGACAGTCCAGACCGTTTTAAAGTGTCTGGCCGTGGTGAACTTCACCTTTCAGTTTTGATCGAAAACATGCGTCGTGAAGGCTTCGAGATGGGTGTATCTCGTCCGCAAGTAATCTTGAAAGAAATCGACGGCCAAATGCAAGAGCCGTACGAAAACGTAACTTTTGACGTTGAAGAACAGCATCAAGGTGCTGTAATGGAACAAATGGGTCACCGTAAAGGCGAGATGACCAATATGGAAGTTGACGGTAAAGGCCGTATCCGTATTGAAGCAACTGTTCCTTCACGTGGCTTGATCGGTTTCCGTTCTGAATTCTTGACCATGACTTCTGGTACAGGGATCATGACATCAAGCTTCTCTCACTACGGTCCAATGAAACAAGGTACTGTTGCTAAACGTCAAAACGGTGTGTTGATTTCTATGGTTCAAGGTACTTGCCTGGGCTATGCATTGTTCACACTACAAGACCGTGGCCGTCTATTTGCTAAACCACAGTTGGAAGTTTATGAAGGAATGATCGTGGGTATTAACTCTCGTTCAGACGACATGGTGGTTAACCCGACTAAAGCGAAACAGCTCACTAACGTACGTGCATCAGGTACTGATGATGCCTTAACACTTGTACCTAATATTGAATACACGCTTGAACAGGCGCTTGAATTCATCGAAGACGACGAGTTGGTTGAAGTAACACCGAAATCAATTCGTATCCGTAAACGTTACTTGACTGAAAACGAACGTAAGCGTAACCGCGGTAAATAA
- the mscL gene encoding large conductance mechanosensitive channel protein MscL: protein MSIVQEFKEFAIKGNMMDLAIGVIIGGAFGKIVDSLVKDIIMPIITLITGGGVDFTQKFIVLGDNPENLQSLDALTKAGINVLTYGNFLTILINFIILAWVVFLMVKMLNRMRRTKEEVPAAPAPTPEDIQLLREIRDELKKKV from the coding sequence ATGAGTATTGTTCAAGAATTTAAAGAGTTTGCCATCAAGGGCAACATGATGGATTTGGCTATCGGGGTTATCATTGGCGGGGCATTCGGTAAAATTGTCGACTCATTGGTGAAAGATATCATCATGCCCATCATTACCCTGATTACGGGTGGAGGCGTTGATTTTACCCAGAAATTTATCGTCCTCGGGGATAATCCGGAGAATCTGCAATCTTTGGATGCATTGACCAAAGCCGGAATTAACGTGCTGACCTATGGTAATTTCCTCACGATTTTAATTAACTTTATCATTTTGGCTTGGGTGGTGTTCCTGATGGTAAAAATGTTAAACCGTATGCGCCGTACAAAAGAGGAAGTGCCGGCAGCACCTGCCCCAACACCGGAAGATATTCAGTTACTGCGTGAAATCCGTGATGAATTGAAGAAAAAGGTTTAA
- a CDS encoding peptidylprolyl isomerase: MKSAIVRHILVKDKVLAEQLKKKIKDGADFAKIAKQHSTCPSGKKGGELGDIKKGQLVSPIDKAVFSLPERELHGPIKSQFGWHLLEIKFRM, encoded by the coding sequence ATGAAATCTGCCATCGTTCGACATATCTTGGTCAAAGATAAAGTGCTTGCTGAACAGCTGAAAAAGAAAATTAAGGATGGGGCTGATTTTGCAAAAATTGCCAAACAGCATTCCACCTGCCCTTCGGGCAAAAAAGGTGGCGAACTGGGTGATATTAAAAAAGGTCAGTTAGTCAGTCCGATTGATAAAGCCGTGTTTAGCTTGCCTGAGCGTGAATTACATGGCCCGATTAAGAGTCAGTTTGGCTGGCATTTGTTAGAAATCAAGTTTCGGATGTAA
- the mutM gene encoding bifunctional DNA-formamidopyrimidine glycosylase/DNA-(apurinic or apyrimidinic site) lyase, producing the protein MPELPEVETTKTSLLPLLDQTVLKVEVRQPSLRWPIPENIQKLVGQKLLKLTRRSKYILAEFEQDSMLWHLGMSGSFRLCAATDELRKHDHLIIQFEDIELRYHDPRRFGCILWLDQNSQSKLIDTLGPEPLSEAFSAEYLFDKFKKKNVAAKVAIMDNHMVVGVGNIYATESLFNLGIHPAQPASSLSFQQIEQLVIEIKRILKQAIDLGGSTLRDYTNAMGENGYFQQTLLAYGRAGEMCVNCETTLENLKLGQRASVFCPECQPLKKVKIAHQKAIKGSKV; encoded by the coding sequence ATGCCTGAATTACCTGAAGTTGAAACCACCAAAACCAGTCTCTTGCCACTGTTGGATCAAACTGTCTTAAAGGTAGAGGTCCGTCAGCCGAGCTTACGTTGGCCTATTCCTGAAAATATACAAAAGTTGGTGGGTCAAAAATTGCTGAAACTCACCCGCCGTTCCAAATATATTTTGGCAGAGTTTGAACAAGACAGTATGCTGTGGCATTTGGGCATGTCGGGCAGTTTCAGATTATGTGCAGCAACAGATGAACTGCGCAAACACGATCATCTGATCATTCAATTTGAAGATATTGAACTGCGTTATCATGACCCGCGCCGTTTTGGCTGTATTTTATGGCTCGATCAAAACTCGCAAAGCAAACTGATTGATACTTTAGGGCCTGAACCTTTGAGTGAAGCATTTAGTGCTGAATATCTGTTTGACAAATTTAAAAAGAAAAATGTAGCAGCGAAAGTAGCGATTATGGATAACCACATGGTGGTGGGAGTGGGCAATATTTATGCTACCGAAAGCCTGTTCAATTTAGGCATTCACCCCGCTCAACCTGCTTCTAGCCTGAGTTTTCAGCAAATTGAACAGTTAGTTATAGAAATTAAACGTATTTTAAAACAGGCGATTGATCTCGGTGGCTCGACTTTACGTGACTATACCAATGCCATGGGTGAAAACGGCTATTTCCAGCAAACCCTGCTGGCTTATGGTCGTGCCGGTGAAATGTGCGTGAACTGTGAAACCACGTTGGAAAATTTAAAACTCGGACAGCGTGCATCGGTATTTTGTCCAGAGTGTCAGCCCCTAAAAAAAGTTAAAATAGCCCACCAGAAAGCCATTAAAGGAAGCAAAGTATGA